The genomic stretch ACGGTGGCCCAGCAAGACCTGGATTACACGCACGCTGGTCCCGGCATCCAGCAGATGGGTGGCGAACGCGTGACGCAGCGAATGCACGGTCAGCTTCGGGTGCAGACCGGCGCGTTGGCGTGCACGTTGACAGACGTACTGGATCGAGCGCGTCGACAGGGGGCGATCGGAATCACGCCCAGGGAACAACCATGTCCTGGGGCGGACGGCACGCCAGTACTCGCGCAACACCTCGTGGAGAGTTTCGGAGAGCGGG from bacterium encodes the following:
- a CDS encoding tyrosine-type recombinase/integrase — protein: LAAIPNIKHRAVLTTCYAAGLRVSEAVSLKIHDINGTRKIIHVHQGKGRKDRIVPLSETLHEVLREYWRAVRPRTWLFPGRDSDRPLSTRSIQYVCQRARQRAGLHPKLTVHSLRHAFATHLLDAGTSVRVIQVLLGHRSLATTQTYTRVSMREVVGTRSPLDMSDSAQT